A single window of Martelella sp. NC20 DNA harbors:
- a CDS encoding universal stress protein: MAILNLLVAFNGSEASEAALRYAASLAKQRGAHLTALLVHSAHDTFDTTSRWIPREARNLLADAREGIVSEIVQHFERLRPTLGLGDNLALRTQKGRVDIVLSDTARSFDMLIVGRPMRGDDEHVVLHPDRIALLAGRPVIVVPEGYDVEARHSHAALAWDGGRAAARAMSDSLRLLEQQGKVSVLTIGPPAGSLDDLMMHLKLHDIETVHEEWPAGHPLVESIVSYCGRNDPSLLVMGAYEHSKFRDDFLGGHTAKILREISIPILLSH, encoded by the coding sequence ATGGCAATCCTGAATCTGCTCGTGGCGTTCAACGGATCCGAAGCGTCCGAGGCCGCGCTTCGCTATGCAGCCTCGCTGGCCAAACAGCGCGGCGCGCATCTGACGGCACTTCTGGTTCACTCGGCCCACGATACGTTCGATACGACCTCGCGCTGGATACCGCGCGAGGCGCGCAATCTGCTCGCCGATGCCAGAGAAGGAATCGTGTCGGAGATCGTGCAGCATTTCGAACGGTTGCGGCCGACCCTTGGCCTCGGCGACAATCTGGCGCTCAGGACGCAGAAGGGGAGAGTGGATATCGTTCTCTCTGATACGGCGCGCAGCTTCGACATGCTGATCGTCGGACGGCCGATGCGCGGCGATGACGAGCATGTGGTCCTGCATCCCGACCGGATCGCGCTGCTTGCCGGCCGGCCGGTGATCGTCGTGCCCGAAGGCTATGATGTCGAGGCCCGCCATTCCCATGCTGCCCTTGCCTGGGACGGCGGCCGGGCTGCCGCGCGGGCGATGTCGGACAGTCTGCGCCTGCTGGAACAGCAGGGAAAGGTGAGCGTGCTCACGATCGGCCCGCCCGCGGGTTCGCTTGACGATCTGATGATGCATCTGAAGCTTCACGATATCGAGACGGTTCATGAGGAGTGGCCGGCCGGCCATCCGCTGGTGGAGTCCATCGTTTCCTATTGCGGGAGGAATGATCCCTCGTTGCTGGTCATGGGCGCTTATGAGCATTCCAAGTTTCGGGATGACTTTCTTGGTGGACACACCGCCAAGATTCTGCGCGAGATCTCCATTCCGATTCTGCTGTCCCACTGA
- a CDS encoding ABC transporter permease, with amino-acid sequence MFLWIIQRIVQAVGVAFAMMLIVFFGLHAIGDPIETLIPPEATFADRAKIIADLGLDRPVYEQFFFFVKGVFEGNLGNSYVFNEPAVELIISRFPATLELAICAVVLSVIIGLPLGLLAGNRPNGLTSKLIMNGSILGFSLPLFWVAILLILIFSVTLGWLPSSGRGETVSVFGVQWSFLTIDGLRHLVLPAVSLALFNIAMVLRMTETGVREAKSSEYVKFARAKGLSPRRILLVHVLKNVLIPVVTVVGLDLGTTIAFSVVTETVFAWPGVGKIVIDSIAALDRPVIVAYLMLVVLLFVFINMVVDILYRILDPRIRLTESE; translated from the coding sequence ATGTTTCTCTGGATCATCCAGCGGATTGTGCAGGCCGTTGGCGTGGCGTTTGCCATGATGCTGATCGTATTCTTCGGGCTACATGCCATAGGGGATCCCATCGAGACCCTTATTCCGCCTGAAGCCACGTTCGCGGATCGGGCGAAGATCATTGCCGATCTGGGCCTTGATCGACCGGTCTACGAGCAGTTCTTCTTTTTCGTGAAAGGCGTTTTCGAGGGCAATCTGGGCAACAGTTATGTGTTCAACGAGCCGGCCGTCGAACTGATCATCTCGCGCTTTCCGGCAACGCTCGAACTCGCCATCTGCGCCGTCGTGCTTTCGGTCATCATCGGTTTGCCGCTGGGGCTGCTGGCGGGCAACCGGCCGAACGGCCTGACCTCGAAGCTCATCATGAACGGCAGTATACTGGGTTTCTCGCTGCCGCTGTTTTGGGTCGCGATCCTGCTGATCCTGATCTTCAGCGTGACGCTCGGCTGGCTTCCAAGCTCGGGCAGGGGCGAAACGGTGTCGGTGTTCGGGGTCCAGTGGTCCTTTCTGACAATCGACGGCCTGCGCCACCTCGTCCTGCCAGCCGTCAGCCTTGCGCTGTTCAACATCGCCATGGTGCTGCGGATGACCGAAACCGGCGTCCGGGAGGCAAAGTCGAGCGAATACGTGAAATTTGCTCGCGCCAAGGGGCTGTCGCCGAGACGCATTCTTCTGGTTCACGTGCTCAAGAACGTGCTGATACCGGTCGTGACGGTGGTCGGCCTCGACCTCGGCACCACCATCGCCTTTTCTGTTGTGACGGAGACGGTGTTTGCGTGGCCGGGCGTCGGAAAGATCGTCATCGACAGTATCGCAGCCCTCGATCGGCCGGTGATCGTGGCCTATCTCATGCTGGTCGTCCTGCTGTTCGTCTTCATCAACATGGTTGTCGACATCCTCTATCGGATTCTCGACCCCCGAATCCGGCTGACGGAAAGCGAATGA
- a CDS encoding ABC transporter permease, whose protein sequence is MTRFLTQGIHLRRAGQFLYDFARDRTAAVGLVMLIAVVLAAVFAPLIAPQDPYDLMTLDIMDGRLPPGSASFSGQVYLLGTDTQGRDMLSAILYGLRISLVVGLGAAGLAFVIGTLAGLLAAYIGGRFETLIMRLVDLQLSFPTILAAMLILAFLGKGVTNVVLAIVIVEWAVYARTARGSALSVMRREYVEAARSLMIPPRNIILHHLLPNCMSPLIVLLTMQAARAIALEATLSFLGLGVPITEPSLGLLIANGFEFMLSGAYWISIYPGIALLITIYSINLVGDRLRRVLDPKATLR, encoded by the coding sequence ATGACACGGTTCCTTACTCAAGGCATTCATCTGCGTCGCGCAGGGCAGTTTCTGTACGATTTCGCACGCGACCGCACCGCCGCAGTGGGGCTGGTGATGCTGATCGCGGTTGTGCTGGCAGCGGTGTTTGCGCCGCTGATCGCACCGCAGGATCCCTACGATCTGATGACTCTCGATATCATGGATGGACGGTTGCCGCCTGGCAGCGCCTCGTTTTCGGGGCAGGTCTATCTGTTGGGCACCGATACACAGGGTCGCGATATGCTGTCGGCCATCCTTTACGGTCTGCGCATCTCGCTCGTGGTCGGGCTGGGTGCCGCGGGGCTGGCCTTCGTGATCGGCACCCTTGCGGGCCTGCTTGCCGCCTATATCGGGGGGCGCTTCGAAACCCTCATCATGCGGCTGGTCGATCTGCAGCTTTCATTCCCGACCATCCTTGCGGCCATGCTGATCCTCGCCTTTTTGGGCAAGGGCGTGACAAACGTCGTGCTCGCGATCGTGATCGTGGAGTGGGCGGTCTATGCCCGCACCGCGCGTGGCTCGGCCCTGTCGGTCATGCGCCGCGAATATGTCGAGGCGGCGCGCTCTCTGATGATCCCGCCGCGCAACATCATCCTGCATCATCTTCTGCCGAACTGCATGTCGCCGCTGATCGTGCTTCTCACCATGCAGGCGGCACGGGCGATAGCGCTCGAGGCGACGTTGAGCTTCCTGGGGCTCGGCGTGCCAATCACCGAGCCCTCGCTTGGTCTGCTGATCGCGAACGGGTTCGAGTTCATGCTGTCCGGGGCTTACTGGATCAGCATCTATCCGGGCATCGCGCTGCTGATCACCATCTATTCCATCAACCTTGTCGGAGATCGCCTGCGCCGCGTACTCGACCCCAAGGCTACGTTGCGCTGA
- a CDS encoding AbrB family transcriptional regulator produces the protein MRFELKNSQARRAVTFVLASIGVAGFRALGLPLPFLFGPMLMCLCAALLGAPLKGFGQVSVAARTILGVAVGASITPQLFTELPRMAASIAIIPVYIGLIGLVGVPFFRKVWGFDAPTAYYAAMPGGLQDMVIFGTEAGGNPRALSLIHATRVLLVVTLAPFILTHFYGAALSNPIGAPIKDVPIHELGLMVVAALVGWKGGEKLGLFGASILGPMIVTAALSLSGLIHIRPPAEAILVAQFFIGCGIGVHFTGITWSELSRIVIAAVAYVFLLAALAALVALVVASLALGHPTEAFLAFAPGGQAEMTVLAIVTGADLGFVVTHHLTRIVLVIVGAPLAASLIGRRGGGTRPED, from the coding sequence ATGCGCTTCGAACTCAAAAACTCTCAGGCGCGCCGCGCCGTCACATTTGTTCTCGCTTCGATTGGCGTGGCCGGGTTCCGGGCGCTCGGGCTTCCGCTGCCGTTTCTATTCGGCCCCATGCTGATGTGCCTGTGCGCGGCGCTGCTGGGAGCGCCGCTGAAGGGCTTCGGTCAGGTCTCGGTTGCGGCGCGCACCATCCTCGGCGTGGCGGTCGGCGCGTCGATCACACCGCAGCTTTTCACTGAGCTGCCGCGTATGGCGGCATCCATCGCCATCATCCCGGTCTACATTGGGCTCATCGGGCTTGTGGGCGTTCCGTTTTTCCGGAAAGTATGGGGGTTCGACGCGCCGACGGCGTATTACGCGGCCATGCCCGGCGGGCTTCAGGACATGGTGATCTTCGGTACGGAGGCCGGCGGCAATCCCCGCGCCCTCTCCCTGATCCACGCCACGCGGGTTTTGCTTGTGGTGACGCTGGCGCCGTTTATCCTGACGCATTTTTACGGCGCAGCGCTCTCCAACCCCATCGGAGCGCCGATCAAGGACGTTCCAATCCATGAACTCGGCTTGATGGTTGTCGCAGCGCTTGTCGGCTGGAAAGGCGGGGAAAAGCTCGGCCTGTTCGGCGCCTCGATCCTTGGCCCGATGATTGTGACCGCCGCGCTTTCACTCTCGGGCCTGATCCACATTCGCCCACCGGCAGAGGCCATCCTGGTGGCGCAATTCTTCATCGGCTGCGGCATAGGCGTACACTTTACCGGCATAACCTGGTCGGAACTGAGCCGGATCGTGATCGCCGCCGTGGCCTATGTCTTCCTGCTCGCCGCGCTGGCGGCGCTGGTTGCGCTGGTCGTCGCGTCCCTCGCGCTCGGCCACCCGACCGAGGCGTTTCTGGCCTTCGCGCCCGGCGGCCAGGCCGAAATGACGGTGCTGGCGATCGTCACCGGCGCCGATCTCGGCTTTGTGGTCACCCATCATCTGACCCGCATCGTGCTGGTGATCGTCGGCGCCCCGCTGGCGGCGTCTCTCATAGGCCGTAGAGGCGGCGGGACCAGACCTGAGGATTGA
- a CDS encoding GntR family transcriptional regulator produces MNDDLAAPGSSQGNTVYRQLLDEVREGRLNPGDRLRETDLAERLGVSRTPVREAIRLLETDGIVTHVPRLGATIRTLDYAEVMELYEMRAVLEGTAARLAARAASEIEIDELFDMNRELERLGNDPEAFVLNRQFHAALLDAAKNRFLSWSISSLQKSLMILGPTTLTEPDRAEKAVEEHYGILEALRARDGKLAEAAMRAHIEMAQRVRVRSLRARTTYDGDLL; encoded by the coding sequence ATGAACGATGATTTAGCTGCTCCCGGGTCATCGCAGGGAAATACTGTCTACCGGCAGCTTCTGGATGAAGTCCGTGAAGGCCGTCTCAATCCTGGCGACAGGCTGCGGGAAACGGATCTTGCGGAACGGCTTGGCGTGAGCCGCACGCCGGTTCGCGAGGCGATCCGCCTGCTGGAAACCGATGGCATCGTCACGCATGTGCCGCGCCTGGGTGCCACGATACGCACGCTCGACTATGCCGAGGTGATGGAGCTTTACGAGATGCGGGCGGTGCTGGAGGGCACGGCCGCGCGTCTTGCCGCGCGCGCCGCTTCGGAAATCGAAATCGACGAACTGTTCGACATGAACCGCGAGCTGGAACGGCTTGGCAACGATCCGGAGGCCTTTGTCCTGAACCGGCAGTTTCATGCCGCGCTTCTGGACGCCGCGAAGAACCGTTTTCTCAGCTGGTCGATCAGCAGCCTGCAGAAATCGCTGATGATCCTCGGTCCCACCACCTTGACCGAACCCGATCGCGCGGAAAAGGCCGTCGAAGAGCATTACGGCATTCTGGAAGCGTTGCGCGCGCGCGACGGCAAACTCGCCGAGGCGGCGATGCGGGCGCATATCGAAATGGCCCAGCGGGTGCGGGTCCGGTCCTTGCGCGCCCGCACGACTTATGACGGAGACCTATTGTGA
- a CDS encoding D-2-hydroxyacid dehydrogenase family protein, producing MRIHILDDWFETLPDLPGFSLLDGHGVTVWTDHISDEATLAERLKDAEALVLFRERTHVTRSLLERLPALRLIAQRGAFPHVDVAACSDHNVLLCSGKGGDEPNVAAAELTFTLMLAALRDLPGQMASAKAGLWQNGVGRTAKGLTIGLYGYGRIARLVAHYARAFGMSVVWWASPEGCEKARGDGEVVADSREAFFAESDVVSLHLRLTPETKGAITADDLGLMKPDSVLINTARAGLIAPGALKAALDAGRPGRAAVDVFDQEPLTDPNDPLLSHPRLIATPHIGFVTEQEFESQFGEIYEQIIAYVAGAPINMVNPQVWSRRLYGL from the coding sequence ATGCGTATCCATATCCTCGATGACTGGTTCGAGACATTGCCCGACCTGCCTGGCTTCAGCCTGCTGGACGGTCACGGGGTGACGGTCTGGACGGATCACATCAGCGACGAGGCCACGCTTGCCGAACGGCTGAAGGACGCCGAGGCGCTCGTGCTGTTTCGCGAGCGCACGCATGTTACCCGCAGCCTGCTCGAACGTCTGCCGGCGCTGCGCCTGATCGCCCAGCGCGGCGCGTTCCCGCATGTCGACGTTGCCGCCTGCAGCGATCACAATGTGCTTTTGTGCTCCGGAAAAGGCGGCGACGAGCCCAATGTCGCCGCCGCCGAACTGACCTTCACGCTTATGCTTGCAGCCCTTCGCGACCTGCCCGGACAGATGGCCTCCGCCAAGGCGGGCCTGTGGCAGAACGGCGTCGGACGGACCGCAAAGGGTCTGACAATCGGTCTTTACGGTTACGGGCGGATAGCACGGCTCGTGGCGCACTACGCCCGCGCCTTTGGCATGTCCGTCGTCTGGTGGGCCTCCCCCGAAGGGTGCGAGAAGGCGCGCGGCGATGGCGAGGTCGTTGCCGACAGCCGTGAGGCCTTCTTTGCCGAAAGCGATGTCGTTTCGCTGCATCTTCGCCTGACGCCCGAAACCAAAGGAGCGATCACCGCCGACGATCTGGGATTGATGAAACCGGACTCGGTTCTGATCAATACCGCGCGGGCCGGACTGATTGCACCCGGGGCGCTGAAGGCGGCGCTCGATGCCGGCAGGCCGGGCCGGGCTGCGGTGGATGTGTTTGATCAGGAGCCTCTGACCGATCCGAACGATCCGCTGCTGTCGCATCCTCGACTGATCGCGACGCCGCATATCGGCTTCGTCACCGAACAGGAGTTCGAGAGCCAGTTCGGCGAGATCTACGAACAGATCATCGCCTATGTGGCCGGCGCGCCGATCAATATGGTCAATCCTCAGGTCTGGTCCCGCCGCCTCTACGGCCTATGA
- a CDS encoding 4-oxalomesaconate tautomerase: MTQTAIPFIFMRGGTSRGPYFRREDLPEDRDTLASVLVAAVGSGHSLNIDGIGGGAAVTTKVAMLSRSEDEWADIDYFFAQVSVEDRLVDFKPTCGNILSGVGPAAIEMGLITPTGDETEVRIRAVNTGAKVLARVQTPGGELTYEGDATIAGVPGTAAPIALNFMEVVGSSTGAFLPTGNLRDEIDGIEVTCMDVAMPIVIARASDFGLSGHETAAEIDANTDFFARMEKIRVEAGKRMGMGDVTKSVTPKFGLLAPAREGGTIATRYFMPWNTHPSMAVTGSQCLASCALTPGTVADGLLDRPEQSPANVILEHPSGQIEVLVEFDNADGFSLKSAGLLRTARKLADGKIYVPGSVWKGF; the protein is encoded by the coding sequence ATGACACAGACCGCCATTCCCTTCATTTTCATGCGCGGTGGTACGTCGCGCGGCCCCTATTTCCGCCGCGAAGACCTTCCGGAAGATCGCGATACCCTGGCTTCTGTGCTTGTCGCAGCCGTCGGATCGGGGCACTCGCTCAATATCGACGGCATCGGAGGGGGCGCCGCTGTGACCACCAAGGTCGCGATGCTCTCGCGCTCCGAGGATGAATGGGCCGATATCGACTACTTTTTTGCTCAGGTCTCGGTTGAGGACCGGCTGGTCGATTTCAAGCCCACCTGCGGCAACATCCTTTCCGGCGTGGGGCCGGCGGCGATCGAGATGGGCCTGATTACGCCCACGGGCGACGAGACCGAAGTCCGCATCCGGGCCGTCAATACCGGCGCGAAAGTGCTCGCGCGCGTCCAGACGCCGGGCGGAGAACTGACCTATGAGGGCGACGCCACGATTGCCGGCGTGCCGGGAACGGCCGCTCCGATTGCGCTGAACTTCATGGAGGTCGTCGGTTCGTCGACCGGCGCTTTCCTGCCCACGGGAAACCTGCGCGACGAAATAGACGGGATCGAGGTCACCTGCATGGACGTCGCCATGCCGATCGTCATTGCCCGTGCGTCCGACTTCGGGCTCAGCGGCCATGAAACGGCAGCGGAGATCGATGCAAATACGGATTTCTTCGCCCGCATGGAGAAAATCCGCGTCGAGGCCGGCAAGCGCATGGGCATGGGCGATGTCACGAAATCCGTCACCCCGAAATTCGGCCTGTTGGCGCCGGCCCGGGAAGGCGGCACGATCGCGACGCGTTACTTCATGCCGTGGAATACCCATCCGAGCATGGCGGTCACCGGCTCCCAATGCCTCGCCTCCTGCGCGCTGACCCCCGGCACGGTGGCCGATGGTCTGCTCGATCGGCCCGAACAAAGCCCGGCAAACGTGATCCTCGAGCACCCTTCCGGTCAGATCGAGGTGCTGGTCGAGTTCGACAATGCCGACGGTTTCAGCCTCAAATCCGCCGGGCTGTTGCGGACCGCGCGCAAACTGGCTGACGGCAAGATCTATGTTCCGGGTTCTGTCTGGAAAGGGTTCTGA
- the tcuB gene encoding tricarballylate utilization 4Fe-4S protein TcuB — MQMQSDFIGEARRQAEICNACRYCEGYCSVFPALHSLRTFSDGDITQLANLCHNCRGCYYACQYTAPHEFDLNLPGALAEVRQESWKQHAWPAGFAGLFDRSGVAMAALMTVAFALLFALAQAMRPASGEGFYAYMSHGLMVAIFLPAFVLPLVALAVSLRNYWRTVGGGRISPVDLWAAIVSAGKMRNLAGGHGDGCNFEDTDRFSNARRHAHQAVLYGFLLCFAATSSATLLHYLFAMEAPYSFFSLPKLLGVSGGILLCLGTGYMAALKLKANRSLGAASAWGGEMAFVALLFAVSATGLVLYAASDTGAVGVLLPLHLGTVLTFFLLTPYSKMAHGFYRMAALTLEAHRRDSTIV; from the coding sequence ATGCAAATGCAGTCTGATTTCATCGGCGAGGCGCGTCGCCAGGCCGAAATCTGTAACGCGTGCCGTTACTGTGAGGGATATTGCTCGGTATTTCCGGCCCTGCACAGCCTCAGGACATTCTCCGATGGCGATATCACCCAACTGGCGAACCTCTGTCACAATTGTCGTGGGTGTTACTATGCCTGCCAGTATACGGCGCCGCATGAGTTCGACCTCAACCTGCCCGGCGCGCTGGCTGAGGTGCGCCAGGAAAGCTGGAAGCAGCATGCCTGGCCTGCAGGCTTTGCGGGGCTGTTCGACCGATCCGGAGTCGCGATGGCCGCGCTGATGACGGTTGCCTTCGCCCTGCTTTTCGCGCTGGCGCAGGCGATGCGTCCGGCAAGCGGGGAGGGCTTTTATGCCTATATGTCGCATGGCCTTATGGTCGCGATCTTCCTGCCGGCCTTCGTGCTTCCGCTTGTGGCCCTGGCCGTCTCGCTTCGCAATTACTGGCGCACAGTGGGCGGCGGGCGCATATCGCCGGTAGACCTTTGGGCGGCCATTGTCTCTGCCGGCAAGATGCGCAATCTCGCGGGCGGACACGGCGATGGCTGCAATTTCGAGGACACCGACCGGTTTTCCAACGCTCGCCGTCATGCCCATCAGGCCGTGCTTTACGGCTTTCTTCTATGCTTCGCGGCAACCTCGTCGGCAACGCTGCTGCATTACCTGTTCGCGATGGAGGCGCCTTACAGCTTCTTCAGCCTGCCCAAACTGCTCGGCGTAAGCGGCGGAATTCTGCTTTGCCTGGGAACCGGCTACATGGCCGCGCTCAAGCTGAAAGCCAATCGCAGTCTCGGCGCGGCCTCCGCATGGGGTGGGGAAATGGCGTTCGTGGCGCTGCTTTTCGCGGTTTCGGCGACCGGTCTTGTGCTCTATGCCGCTTCGGACACAGGGGCCGTCGGCGTGCTGTTGCCGCTTCATCTTGGAACGGTGCTGACCTTCTTCCTGCTCACGCCCTATTCCAAGATGGCCCACGGCTTCTACCGCATGGCCGCCCTGACGCTTGAGGCCCACAGGCGCGACTCAACGATCGTCTGA
- a CDS encoding ABC transporter substrate-binding protein: MKIKSLLIASVLTVALGAGALAEDLNIGVGASITSIDPHFYNASPNNNIAMQIFDRLTERTAAGKLVPGLAESWEATGDSEWTFHLREGVKWHDGEPFTSDDVIFTLSRAGDVPNSPGGFGGFMRAVENASAPDAQTVVITTDGPAPNLPGNLANIAIVSRHAGEDATTADYNDGVAAIGTGAFKFKSFSKGDSVVLERNPDWWGHAVDWDTATYRMLTSNGGRTAALLSGDVDIIDTPPAVDIPRLEETDGLHVRSTAGLRAIYLMPNYRSLDEITGVSGKSGAALAENPLTNVSVRKALSTAIQREAIVERIMEGTATASAQWLPETAFSYAPSQTVKVPDLEAAKALLAEGGYPDGFAVTLYVPTDRYPNAPAVAQAVAQMWTRIGVETSVEALPWATFSGKRSEFGIHLIGLGNSTFDSSSMLVNALGTINPEAGMGASNRSNYSNPDLDKITLEALQISDDDAREAKLIEAVEFAMEDQAIIPLYQQSNAWAMRNGIDYEPRIDERTVAKDVVKK; the protein is encoded by the coding sequence ATGAAAATCAAATCCTTACTCATCGCATCGGTCCTGACGGTGGCTCTTGGAGCTGGCGCGCTCGCGGAAGACCTGAACATCGGCGTCGGAGCCAGCATCACCTCGATCGACCCGCATTTTTATAATGCCTCGCCCAACAACAATATTGCGATGCAGATTTTTGACCGCCTGACCGAGCGCACGGCCGCCGGCAAGCTGGTTCCGGGCCTGGCGGAGAGCTGGGAAGCGACAGGCGACAGCGAATGGACCTTTCACCTTCGTGAGGGCGTGAAATGGCATGACGGCGAGCCCTTCACCTCCGACGATGTGATTTTCACGCTCTCCCGCGCAGGTGATGTTCCGAACAGCCCCGGCGGCTTCGGCGGCTTCATGCGGGCGGTCGAAAACGCTTCGGCGCCCGACGCGCAGACGGTGGTGATCACGACAGACGGGCCGGCGCCGAACCTTCCCGGCAACCTCGCGAATATCGCAATCGTGTCGCGTCACGCCGGCGAGGACGCCACGACCGCTGACTATAATGATGGCGTTGCCGCGATCGGCACGGGCGCCTTCAAGTTCAAGAGCTTCAGCAAGGGCGATTCCGTCGTACTGGAACGCAATCCGGACTGGTGGGGCCACGCCGTTGACTGGGACACCGCCACCTATCGCATGCTGACCAGCAATGGCGGTCGCACGGCGGCGCTTCTGTCCGGCGATGTGGATATCATCGACACCCCGCCGGCCGTCGATATTCCGCGGCTGGAGGAAACGGACGGGCTGCATGTGCGCTCGACCGCCGGATTGCGCGCCATTTACCTCATGCCCAACTACCGTTCGCTTGATGAGATTACCGGCGTATCGGGCAAGTCCGGCGCAGCGCTTGCGGAAAATCCGCTGACTAACGTCTCGGTGCGCAAGGCGCTTTCGACGGCAATCCAGCGCGAAGCCATCGTTGAGCGGATCATGGAAGGCACCGCGACCGCCTCGGCGCAGTGGCTGCCGGAGACGGCCTTCTCCTATGCGCCGTCGCAGACCGTGAAGGTACCCGACCTGGAGGCCGCGAAGGCGCTGCTGGCCGAAGGCGGCTATCCCGATGGCTTTGCGGTGACGCTTTACGTGCCGACCGACCGCTATCCCAACGCGCCCGCCGTGGCGCAGGCCGTGGCCCAGATGTGGACGCGCATCGGCGTCGAGACCTCGGTCGAGGCTTTGCCGTGGGCGACGTTCTCGGGCAAGCGTTCCGAATTCGGCATTCACCTGATCGGATTGGGCAACTCCACGTTCGACTCCAGCTCGATGCTCGTCAACGCACTGGGGACCATCAATCCCGAAGCCGGCATGGGCGCATCGAACCGCTCCAACTACAGCAATCCCGACCTGGACAAGATCACGCTTGAGGCTTTGCAGATATCCGACGACGATGCGCGCGAAGCTAAGTTGATCGAGGCGGTGGAGTTTGCGATGGAGGACCAGGCCATCATCCCGCTCTATCAGCAGTCGAACGCCTGGGCGATGCGCAACGGCATTGATTACGAGCCGCGCATCGATGAGCGCACGGTCGCCAAGGATGTCGTCAAGAAGTAA
- the tcuA gene encoding FAD-dependent tricarballylate dehydrogenase TcuA has protein sequence MTAAEAGASVLILETAPKSYRGGNSRHTRNFRCMHHGPLGPLVESYTEDEYFADLLKVTGGKTDEGLARLAIRTSEECLPWMEERGVRFQPSLSGTLSLARTNAFFLGGGKSLVNAYYRTAAKLGVEVEYEAAVSHLELDNGKVVWLEYKKGDQTHRIAPKAVVVASGGFQADTDWLARAWGPAAKNFLIRGTPYNRGVVLADLLGQGIEQVGDPTQCHAVAIDGRAPKFDGGIVTRLDCVPFSIVVNKNAERFYDEGEDVWPKRYAIWGRLVAAQPDQVGYVIIDAKSLELFMPSVFPPIKAQTIEELAGKMGLPPDRLRETVDGFNAACGDTSNFHPTELDGVATSGLTPAKTNWARPITEPPFYGYSLRTGVTFTYLGLKVDDHAQCSMGGRHVENLWAAGETMAGSILGQGYLAGFGMTIGTVFGRIAGREASAYANAV, from the coding sequence ATGACGGCGGCGGAAGCCGGCGCCAGCGTGCTGATCCTGGAGACAGCGCCGAAATCCTATCGGGGCGGCAATTCCCGGCACACCCGCAATTTTCGTTGCATGCATCATGGGCCGCTCGGCCCGCTGGTCGAAAGCTACACCGAAGACGAGTATTTCGCCGACCTTCTCAAGGTGACGGGCGGCAAGACCGATGAAGGGCTTGCGCGGCTCGCGATCCGCACCTCCGAGGAATGTCTGCCCTGGATGGAAGAGCGCGGCGTCCGCTTCCAGCCCTCGCTTTCGGGAACGCTTTCGTTGGCACGTACAAATGCGTTCTTTCTCGGCGGCGGCAAGAGCCTGGTGAATGCCTATTACCGAACCGCCGCGAAACTGGGCGTCGAGGTTGAGTACGAAGCTGCCGTCAGCCATCTCGAACTGGACAATGGCAAGGTCGTCTGGCTGGAATACAAAAAGGGCGACCAGACACATCGGATCGCGCCCAAAGCGGTCGTCGTCGCCTCCGGCGGGTTTCAGGCCGATACGGACTGGCTGGCGCGGGCCTGGGGGCCGGCGGCGAAGAACTTTCTGATCCGCGGCACGCCCTATAACCGCGGCGTCGTTCTGGCGGATCTTCTTGGGCAGGGCATCGAACAGGTTGGCGATCCGACCCAGTGTCACGCGGTGGCCATTGACGGACGCGCGCCAAAATTCGACGGCGGCATCGTCACCCGGCTCGATTGCGTTCCGTTTTCGATCGTGGTCAACAAGAATGCCGAACGCTTCTACGACGAGGGCGAGGATGTCTGGCCGAAGCGCTACGCCATCTGGGGGCGGCTCGTCGCCGCCCAGCCGGATCAGGTCGGCTATGTGATCATCGACGCCAAATCGCTGGAACTGTTCATGCCGTCGGTGTTCCCGCCGATCAAGGCGCAGACGATCGAGGAACTGGCCGGCAAGATGGGGCTTCCCCCGGACCGGCTGCGCGAAACCGTCGACGGGTTCAACGCCGCCTGCGGGGATACGTCGAATTTCCATCCGACCGAGCTTGACGGGGTTGCGACCAGTGGCCTGACGCCGGCAAAGACGAACTGGGCCCGCCCGATAACCGAGCCGCCATTTTACGGCTACAGCCTGCGCACCGGCGTGACCTTCACCTATCTGGGCCTGAAGGTCGACGATCATGCGCAGTGTTCGATGGGCGGCCGGCACGTCGAAAATCTCTGGGCAGCGGGTGAAACCATGGCCGGATCCATTCTCGGACAGGGTTATCTGGCCGGTTTCGGCATGACCATTGGCACCGTCTTCGGACGGATCGCAGGCAGGGAGGCTTCCGCCTATGCAAATGCAGTCTGA